GTAAAGTTCAATGTTCAGTCTAGTTGAAATGCATTTGACACGGACTTAAACAAAACCGTTCACTTCATTTATTCTGAAATTAAAGGCACTTTTCTCTGTATCCTACTCCATTTCATCAATGTATGTTATTCAAGAAAATACGTCACGGAGTAGGTGCTTTCTGCCTGTACAGGGTTTCTAGGTGTGATTACGCAAGGTTGCGAGGAGCCCCTGAAGGCATCGTGTGTCCTTTAAACCCCACGGATAGTGAGCTGGCAGAGGAAATATACCCACTGAATGTAACAAACGGTGCGCCGCGACTATTCCTAGGATACAGAGACTGTGTCCTACTCTTTGACAACGCAGAAACAGATGATCGATGGCTTATACTTAAAATGCCTCGCCGTCTCTTTATTTGACCTCTACAACACAATTTGCCAGCACAACAAATATAAGAAACGCTGACAGCAACCGGCAAAACCCGGTGATCATTTGCCAGTTCACACACGCAGAATTAAAACACTGGCATTTTATGCTGAATTACCTAAAATCAATAGATATGAATGCCTCTGTGGTTCTGTCCCTATGGCAACCTGCAGCCCATGACTGTGGAATCTAATAATCTGAAAGCCTATGAAATATGACAATGACCGATTTGTTCGATTAAATATACTGTTAATTGCTtatataacaaataataaaaaaaaagcctattaATCACTAACTAACTAATATATGGACTCAATCCTTTGTATTGTTGTGTTCAGGGTGACCTTTTCCTGGGGCAgcacaatttgtattttttaggtCAGAGACTGATTGTTTTATATAAGCTACATCAAAGACATGAGGGCTAATTACCTGAGATGTCGACCACCAGGAAAAAGCTGGCAGTATGTGAAAACACAGGCTGAAGCAATAAACCAGGCCTAGGCCTGCTCTTACTGGGAAAACATTTACCTGGAAAGGCAgtatgttgttgctgttgtcagTCCTGAAGGCGCTGTCCTCCATCCAGGGCTTAGGGGTGAGGGGTCCAGGTCTTGGGAATTTGGGGGGTGCTATGACATTGCTGGTATAGGGTTTTTTCATAGGGGAGATTGGGTTCATGGGTGACGGCACCCCGACGCCGACTCCGACCCCGACCCCTACCCCGACGCCCACCGCTCGGCGCGGGTCCCTGCCTGCCTGCAGCCCGCTCCAGGGGTTGGTGGCTGTGCTCCATGCGGCGTTTTGGTGATTATTCCAAGACGACGACGATGCCGAAGACGACGACGAGGACGTCGAACCCTTGCTGTTATTCATGACGGTTTGATAAGCGTTTCTCTGGGGGAAGGGGCCTTGGCTTGGACTGACAGGAGATCTCCTCTGctggggctgctgctgctgctgttgctgctgttgcggGGTTTGCTGTTGATGCTGTTGGGACTGAGGAGCCAGACCGATCTGCGGGGAGAAATTACCACCGAACACCGGGTTGACGTGGTGAGGGAAGTTCTGGAAAAGCATCGTCCCGTTCACCGAGGGTATTCCCTGGAAAAAGCTATCGTCCACGGTGTTTGTGGTTCCCGTGGACCAAGTGCTGCCAAAcgaggaggaaggagaagaaagtGGGCCGCCGGTCTCCTGCGGCTGGTGGTGGAAGCTCAACCCGGGCAAGATCGGCGACTCCATCGGCACTTTGTccttactgctgctgctgctgctgctgccgccgctcAGGGCTGAAGCCGCTTGGTTGCTCCCGGTCGACGGGCTCTCTGACTCCGATGAAGAAGAAGTGGGCTCCGATGACTGGGTCGGGGTGGAAGGAGGAGGGTCTACTTGCGTCGGATCTTGCTGATGATGAGGCTgggctttgtttttgtccatcAGTAAATCATCCTGCATGGTTTGCTGAGCTGCAACGGGGGGAAACAGAGACGAtgagttattattattgttgtaattGAGGAGATCATACACCGGGCTGGTCGGGCTGCTGTAGTATCTGATGAAGTGGGACAACTCCGAAAACGATATGATGTTAGAGGGACCGGGCAATTGCAAAGCGAATGTGTGATCACCCATTTAGccaaaaagggagaaaaaggagCAAAAAGCACTTCCCAGGACTACACCAGAATGATTCACAAATCCCACAAATTACGGACCATATGGCTGCAAATATTCACCAGATTTCGCCACGTCTCGTTTTTCCTTCCACACAGGAACTCCGGAGTTGCAATGTGAAACTGACTCAGTGTGTCTTTTCGCCCAAGGACCTCCCCTATGTTCATTTACATACGTCAGTAAATACAGCTGTCCTTCAACAAGGTTAAAAGACAGCTCTGCCTTGACCCagacacaccgacacacacataaacacagtgtGCTCAAACCGACGTCCCGAACATTTTGAATTTCACCCTTTTAAAGCAACAGAACCTGACGCACCACAAGCTCTTTATTGCAGCCTTCTGCAACGATCTCTCTccatttaaatgaacaaatgttaTTCGTCTACATTAGACTGCGTCTCACACAAAACAACGGCCCAAATAAAACACGCATTCATGGCTAATCGAGTCTACTGTATACATAAGTGCTGAGAGGAGAtaagaatattattatttattattgcgCAAAGAGGTCCGCATTGACACAGCACGGCTTTGCATTGTCAAGGTACAAGGCGTCCTCGTGCAACTTGCATTTTTAGACAATAGTCTAACATACTAAAGTAAAACCCAGGACTCGGTGTTGGCTATTAAAAGTTGGAGATTAGCTGTATGAAACCTTGAATGCAAAATCATCCTTTGCATTTCAGAGACAACGCCTTGCAAAAGGAAACATTGACAGCACACTTATCGTAACTTTGCATTCACAGAGCCATAATGTTGccacatcattaacatgaaataACACTGAGCAGGACGTTTGGAAATGTAAAGACACCACAATATGCTTGATTATTGCAAGGCTGCGATGAGCAATTGGGCATCGGTCATTGTGTGCCAACTGGAGCACACGCAGGACACAACCAATTGCACAGGGTCACATTCATGCAAAGACAAAATTATCCTAAATGAAAACCCAcgattataataataacaataaggCTTTTCTGGACTTTGTAAGGCTGCAAGAGAGCCAATACGCTGAGGCCTCCCAATAACGTGGGTGTAATCATCTGTAACGTTAGACTTTGAAAATGACACTCCAGATGACATGCCGGATAATTTCAGCAGCGTGGTGGCAGTCAGAGCTATGGGATGATCTTTCATTGTAATCGCAATAGCTCTGCATTGCACACATTCCCACCAGTTAATCCGTGTTTTCTCCTCCAGGAGCTGCGCTTCCAAGGTCATCAAAGCAGCACAATCAGCAGTCTACAGTGGCTGTCACCTAACCGGCCCATCACCACAGACCCGGCCAAAGCCCTGACCCCACAAATTCCTATTTATCGCGCTGATCGAGGCATCGGATATATATATTATGAAGCTGTCTTCCCCTTGAAATCCCCCTTTAATCCATGTGTCCCCCTCCACAGAAACGACAAAACAGAACGCACACAGCGTGGTCACTTCTCTGTCTAAATGTGAAACGTGAATTACCTTAATCGTTCACCTTAAGGgactctgtaaaaaaaaaaaaaaaaagatttcttttgCTTCGTCTGGGTTTAGATATGACAAACGAGCTACCCCTATGCCGAGATAGTCAGCAGTTGCCTCAACAGCTGATTGACTGCGGCGCATGGATGATGCCGAAGAGGCTGTAGGGAGTTGTAGTTTCTCCACATGCATTGCCAAGTCAAATATGTTTTCTATGTGGATTCTTGACCGCTGAGTTATATGAATATCACCTTTAAAGCTGCCTCAAATCTATAGATAAATTGGCTAGTTAAAGCGACAATAAATAGCTAGTGATGATTGACAGTAACACAGTCTTCTTATGCACACAAATGTGCAGGTTTTATATACAAGACAGCAATACATATTAAGTGCCAATTAATTACCTTAGATTTAGCAGAAATGCTTCATTAGATAGGCtctaacaaaaacaactttgagCCTAACAAGGCTAGAGATGGGCAGGGGAGATGGGGAGCCCCTTTGCCAAAAACAATGTAGCCCAATTAAACACATCTTACCGcaattagaaatgttttgtagccaTATGCGCATCTTCATGATGGTTGTATCTGCAAGAAGCCGTGGACTCTCTGTCGGGAGTGGTTACAGGAGATTATTTAGATAGTTTTGGCCATATGAGGGAGGGAGGCTTTACGAAACTACACTTCCCATGTCATGGAAAGGTACCCTGCGTGGTTCTCGTTTTGATGACGCAATCACGCACAGCGACGCTATTTAGCGTCACCTCAGCGACAGCTTGTCAATGCGCTGTTATTAGTGACAAACGAGGCCGCAGCTGGTATGAAGAggatttttctttaaactagTGCATCGGTCGCAGATAAGTGTTATTTAGATTGTCGTGACTGTGAGGAGTTAGTTTTTATGTTATACAATTAGCTTGTTTGTAGCTGAGACGCCGTATCAACACAAAGGCCTCTGTAGTTAGCGCTAGTTCCTCGGCTAACTAGCAAGGGACGTTAATTAAACGCCAACCTCAGCTGCAGCAAATTAGCAGGCGTGAAATTTTAACGTTTTATCTCTAACGCGCTTAATATCCTCTACCATCAGCAAAACGTCtgagtttttttgtgcttgtcCACGATAATGGCGGAAGAGGGTGCAGTGGCCATGCAGAATTTGGACAGGTGAGTTCAAGTTTACGGCTAACGTGCTAATAGCAGCTACCGTTACGTAGTTAACGTGGCTTGGTTGGTAACTTGGCAGTTTCTCCATCTGGTTTATAATTTGACACATTCTACTAATTGCTAAGTTTGCCAGTGTATTTCAGGATTGTATGTACATGAAGTTCCCAGTTAAGCAAAACTGAGGCAGAACCGTCAGTGAtcttaataaatgcattttacgCTGAACTTATTTACCTTTCTTGAATGTAACTAATATTGCATATTACGAACTGTCAGTTTTTAAACGGGTTTACCTAAAACACTGGGCTGTAAA
The nucleotide sequence above comes from Channa argus isolate prfri chromosome 1, Channa argus male v1.0, whole genome shotgun sequence. Encoded proteins:
- the cpeb3 gene encoding cytoplasmic polyadenylation element-binding protein 3 isoform X4 yields the protein MGDHTFALQLPGPSNIISFSELSHFIRYYSSPTSPVYDLLNYNNNNNSSSLFPPVAAQQTMQDDLLMDKNKAQPHHQQDPTQVDPPPSTPTQSSEPTSSSSESESPSTGSNQAASALSGGSSSSSSSKDKVPMESPILPGLSFHHQPQETGGPLSSPSSSFGSTWSTGTTNTVDDSFFQGIPSVNGTMLFQNFPHHVNPVFGGNFSPQIGLAPQSQQHQQQTPQQQQQQQQQPQQRRSPVSPSQGPFPQRNAYQTVMNNSKGSTSSSSSSASSSSWNNHQNAAWSTATNPWSGLQAGRDPRRAVGVGVGVGVGVGVGVPSPMNPISPMKKPYTSNVIAPPKFPRPGPLTPKPWMEDSAFRTDNSNNILPFQDRNRPFDAFSLHSLENSLMDIIRTDHDKGKPHPAGGPPMTIADIIWRNHFAGRSCLFPFEDGFLDDGHGDPSLTPGLNSPTRCQNGERMERYSRKVFVGGLPPDIDEDEITNSFRRYGHLVVDWPHKAESKSYFPPKGYAFLLFQEETSVQALIDACIEEDGKLYLCVSSPTIKDKPVQIRPWNLSDSDFVMDGSQPLDPRKTIFVGGVPRPLRAVELAMIMDRLYGGVCYAGIDTDPELKYPKGAGRVAFSNQQSYIAAISARFVQLQHNDIDKRVEVKPYVLDDQMCDECQGARCGGKFAPFFCANVTCLQYYCEYCWASIHSRAGREFHKPLVKEGGDRPRHVSFRWS
- the cpeb3 gene encoding cytoplasmic polyadenylation element-binding protein 3 isoform X5; amino-acid sequence: MGDHTFALQLPGPSNIISFSELSHFIRYYSSPTSPVYDLLNYNNNNNSSSLFPPVAAQQTMQDDLLMDKNKAQPHHQQDPTQVDPPPSTPTQSSEPTSSSSESESPSTGSNQAASALSGGSSSSSSSKDKVPMESPILPGLSFHHQPQETGGPLSSPSSSFGSTWSTGTTNTVDDSFFQGIPSVNGTMLFQNFPHHVNPVFGGNFSPQIGLAPQSQQHQQQTPQQQQQQQQQPQQRRSPVSPSQGPFPQRNAYQTVMNNSKGSTSSSSSSASSSSWNNHQNAAWSTATNPWSGLQAGRDPRRAVGVGVGVGVGVGVGVPSPMNPISPMKKPYTSNVIAPPKFPRPGPLTPKPWMEDSAFRTDNSNNILPFQDRNRPFDAFSLHSLENSLMDIIRTDHDKGRMGLNFHHPGADHIMPLNSRSCLFPFEDGFLDDGHGDPSLTPGLNSPTRCQNGERMERYSRKVFVGGLPPDIDEDEITNSFRRYGHLVVDWPHKAESKSYFPPKGYAFLLFQEETSVQALIDACIEEDGKLYLCVSSPTIKDKPVQIRPWNLSDSDFVMDGSQPLDPRKTIFVGGVPRPLRAVELAMIMDRLYGGVCYAGIDTDPELKYPKGAGRVAFSNQQSYIAAISARFVQLQHNDIDKRVEVKPYVLDDQMCDECQGARCGGKFAPFFCANVTCLQYYCEYCWASIHSRAGREFHKPLVKEGGDRPRHVSFRWS
- the cpeb3 gene encoding cytoplasmic polyadenylation element-binding protein 3 isoform X7, with product MGDHTFALQLPGPSNIISFSELSHFIRYYSSPTSPVYDLLNYNNNNNSSSLFPPVAAQQTMQDDLLMDKNKAQPHHQQDPTQVDPPPSTPTQSSEPTSSSSESESPSTGSNQAASALSGGSSSSSSSKDKVPMESPILPGLSFHHQPQETGGPLSSPSSSFGSTWSTGTTNTVDDSFFQGIPSVNGTMLFQNFPHHVNPVFGGNFSPQIGLAPQSQQHQQQTPQQQQQQQQQPQQRRSPVSPSQGPFPQRNAYQTVMNNSKGSTSSSSSSASSSSWNNHQNAAWSTATNPWSGLQAGRDPRRAVGVGVGVGVGVGVGVPSPMNPISPMKKPYTSNVIAPPKFPRPGPLTPKPWMEDSAFRTDNSNNILPFQDRNRPFDAFSLHSLENSLMDIIRTDHDKGRSCLFPFEDGFLDDGHGDPSLTPGLNSPTRCQNGERMERYSRKVFVGGLPPDIDEDEITNSFRRYGHLVVDWPHKAESKSYFPPKGYAFLLFQEETSVQALIDACIEEDGKLYLCVSSPTIKDKPVQIRPWNLSDSDFVMDGSQPLDPRKTIFVGGVPRPLRAVELAMIMDRLYGGVCYAGIDTDPELKYPKGAGRVAFSNQQSYIAAISARFVQLQHNDIDKRVEVKPYVLDDQMCDECQGARCGGKFAPFFCANVTCLQYYCEYCWASIHSRAGREFHKPLVKEGGDRPRHVSFRWS
- the cpeb3 gene encoding cytoplasmic polyadenylation element-binding protein 3 isoform X3; this translates as MGDHTFALQLPGPSNIISFSELSHFIRYYSSPTSPVYDLLNYNNNNNSSSLFPPVAAQQTMQDDLLMDKNKAQPHHQQDPTQVDPPPSTPTQSSEPTSSSSESESPSTGSNQAASALSGGSSSSSSSKDKVPMESPILPGLSFHHQPQETGGPLSSPSSSFGSTWSTGTTNTVDDSFFQGIPSVNGTMLFQNFPHHVNPVFGGNFSPQIGLAPQSQQHQQQTPQQQQQQQQQPQQRRSPVSPSQGPFPQRNAYQTVMNNSKGSTSSSSSSASSSSWNNHQNAAWSTATNPWSGLQAGRDPRRAVGVGVGVGVGVGVGVPSPMNPISPMKKPYTSNVIAPPKFPRPGPLTPKPWMEDSAFRTDNSNNILPFQDRNRPFDAFSLHSLENSLMDIIRTDHDKGRMGLNFHHPGADHIMPLNTRSYGRRRGRSCLFPFEDGFLDDGHGDPSLTPGLNSPTRCQNGERMERYSRKVFVGGLPPDIDEDEITNSFRRYGHLVVDWPHKAESKSYFPPKGYAFLLFQEETSVQALIDACIEEDGKLYLCVSSPTIKDKPVQIRPWNLSDSDFVMDGSQPLDPRKTIFVGGVPRPLRAVELAMIMDRLYGGVCYAGIDTDPELKYPKGAGRVAFSNQQSYIAAISARFVQLQHNDIDKRVEVKPYVLDDQMCDECQGARCGGKFAPFFCANVTCLQYYCEYCWASIHSRAGREFHKPLVKEGGDRPRHVSFRWS
- the cpeb3 gene encoding cytoplasmic polyadenylation element-binding protein 3 isoform X2, whose translation is MGDHTFALQLPGPSNIISFSELSHFIRYYSSPTSPVYDLLNYNNNNNSSSLFPPVAAQQTMQDDLLMDKNKAQPHHQQDPTQVDPPPSTPTQSSEPTSSSSESESPSTGSNQAASALSGGSSSSSSSKDKVPMESPILPGLSFHHQPQETGGPLSSPSSSFGSTWSTGTTNTVDDSFFQGIPSVNGTMLFQNFPHHVNPVFGGNFSPQIGLAPQSQQHQQQTPQQQQQQQQQPQQRRSPVSPSQGPFPQRNAYQTVMNNSKGSTSSSSSSASSSSWNNHQNAAWSTATNPWSGLQAGRDPRRAVGVGVGVGVGVGVGVPSPMNPISPMKKPYTSNVIAPPKFPRPGPLTPKPWMEDSAFRTDNSNNILPFQDRNRPFDAFSLHSLENSLMDIIRTDHDKGKPHPAGGPPMTIADIIWRNHFAGRMGLNFHHPGADHIMPLNSRSCLFPFEDGFLDDGHGDPSLTPGLNSPTRCQNGERMERYSRKVFVGGLPPDIDEDEITNSFRRYGHLVVDWPHKAESKSYFPPKGYAFLLFQEETSVQALIDACIEEDGKLYLCVSSPTIKDKPVQIRPWNLSDSDFVMDGSQPLDPRKTIFVGGVPRPLRAVELAMIMDRLYGGVCYAGIDTDPELKYPKGAGRVAFSNQQSYIAAISARFVQLQHNDIDKRVEVKPYVLDDQMCDECQGARCGGKFAPFFCANVTCLQYYCEYCWASIHSRAGREFHKPLVKEGGDRPRHVSFRWS